AGGACAATCTTGAGGCGGCGGCGGTGCTTGATCCTTTGCGTCTTCAGATACTGGAGGGCCTTCGCGAGCCGGATTCGGCTGCCGGTTTAGCGCGCCGTTTCGGAATTCCGCGCCAAAAGGTGAACTACCATCTCCGCCAACTGGAGAAGCACGGGTTCCTGGAGGCGGTAGAGGAACGGCGTAAGGGCAACTGCACGGAACGAATCGTGCGCGCTACTGCCCGCGCTTATTTGATTAGCCCTCAGGCGCTGGGATCGCTTGCTGCCGATCCAGACAAAATTCAAGACCACTTCTCGTTCACTTATCTTGTAGCTGTAGCCGCCCGCGCAATTCAAGAACTTGCCGTTCTACGGGAACAAGCAAATCAGGCGAATAAGAAACTTGCCACATTCACATTGCAAACGTCCATTCGTTTTGCCAGCACCGCGGATCGCAATGAATTTGCCAGAGAAGTCTCGAACGCTTTCGCAAATTTATCGGCAAAGTATCATGATGAAAAAAGCCCTGGCGGTCGCACTTTTCGTGTTTTTGCGGGCGCTTATCCCGCCATCACCAAAATTCATAAAAAAATGAAACAGGAGAAAAAGTCGTGACTAAAGAAAAAACACCCACTCAAACACGCTCCATTGAGAGAACGATTGAGATCAATGCGCCCGTGGAAAAAGTTTGGAAAGCGCTTACCGATGCGCATGAGCTGATGCGCTGGTTTCCATTGGATGCGAAAGTGATGCCTGGAAAGGGAGGATCCATTTTTTATTCGTGGGGGCCTCCGTATGAAGGAAGAAGTCAGATCGAGATCTGGGAACCAAATCATCGTTTAAAAACAGCGGAAGGAGGCGGAGAACAACCTCCAGGAGCGGAAAGAATTCCCCCTCAAGTGGCCACCGATTTTCAATTGGAAAGTCATGGCGGTAAAACCATTCTGAGACTTGTACACTCCGGTTTTGGGATGGGAGAAAATTGGGAAGATGAATACGATGCAACAAGCCGCGGCTGGACATTCGAGCTGGACAACATGAAACACTATCTGGAGAATCATGCGGGCGAATCGCGTCAGGTCATCTGGGCCCGGACGCTTTTGCTGAATACGCGCGAAGAGGTTTGGATCCGCATGATGAGCAAAGGGGGTTTCTTGCAAGAGGGTTCCATTGAAAATCTGCGCCCTGGCGATCCATACGCAATTAAAACGGCGGGCGGTTTCGAATTGAAAGGAAAAGTAATTGCGAACAAACCGCCAACGGATTTTTACGGAACTGTGGAGAATTTCAACAACGGAATATTCTGTTTCCGCATCGAACGTGGCTCTGCTTGTGGTGCTCCTCCTGGAGCTGATCCTGAGACTTTGCGGAAGCAAGTCCAGCCGGCTTTATGGCTGTCGCTGTGGAATCAGCCAAATCACTTGCAGGTACTGATTCAGGAAGCGTGGACGAAAGCGATGGCAAAGTTGTATCCGGAAGCATAGCCTCACAGGTGAAGCTGGCCCAGCTGCACATAAATGGAGGTACCTGGAACGGACGCAAAATTCTAACACCGGAATGGGTTCGCCGTTCCACTATACCTCTAACCCGATTCAGTGAAACTTCGCGGTCGCAGTACGGCTATTTGTGGTGGATCCGCGATTATCCTTATAAAGGGCGTTCGGTGCGCGGTTACTTCGCCAGCGGAAACGGCTGGCAGCATGCA
The bacterium genome window above contains:
- a CDS encoding helix-turn-helix domain-containing protein yields the protein MNSPSATAIQMIEDNLEAAAVLDPLRLQILEGLREPDSAAGLARRFGIPRQKVNYHLRQLEKHGFLEAVEERRKGNCTERIVRATARAYLISPQALGSLAADPDKIQDHFSFTYLVAVAARAIQELAVLREQANQANKKLATFTLQTSIRFASTADRNEFAREVSNAFANLSAKYHDEKSPGGRTFRVFAGAYPAITKIHKKMKQEKKS
- a CDS encoding SRPBCC domain-containing protein, whose amino-acid sequence is MTKEKTPTQTRSIERTIEINAPVEKVWKALTDAHELMRWFPLDAKVMPGKGGSIFYSWGPPYEGRSQIEIWEPNHRLKTAEGGGEQPPGAERIPPQVATDFQLESHGGKTILRLVHSGFGMGENWEDEYDATSRGWTFELDNMKHYLENHAGESRQVIWARTLLLNTREEVWIRMMSKGGFLQEGSIENLRPGDPYAIKTAGGFELKGKVIANKPPTDFYGTVENFNNGIFCFRIERGSACGAPPGADPETLRKQVQPALWLSLWNQPNHLQVLIQEAWTKAMAKLYPEA